The following nucleotide sequence is from Marinobacter sp. MDS2.
TCTTTAGCCCGCAACTTGTTCCAGTTGCATGCCGGGCAAGGCAACGGGGAGCTGGACTTCTCCAGCATCTTGAGGCTGTTTCAGCCAGAGTAATTCGGGGAGGGCGGCTTTGTTTCGCCCTTTTCTTTTAGCCTAAAGTTTACCTTTACGTAAAATGTATGTCGTGCTAAATCTGTACGAAGCATGTGAACGTGAACACAACAACAATAGGAGTGGACGATGAGCCTTCCGAACTACAATGATGTGTACAGCAACTTCGATGCGGCCGCACTGGAGGCAGAGGTCCTGGACGGCCGGTTGGATAGTGGCTTGAACGTTTGCCACGAAATTTGTGACAAGTGGGCCACCGACCCGAAAAAGGTTGCGCTCTACTACGAGAAAACCGATGGCGGCGATGGAGCGCTCACGTTCGCCGAGCTTAAGGCGGCTTCCGCGCGTTTCGCAAACTATCTTCAGTCTCTCGGTGTCAGCAAAGGCGACCGCGTCGCGGGCTTGTTGCCACGCGGCCCCGAGTTGTTGATCGTCATTGCCGGTACTTTACGTTTGGGTGCCGTGTATCAACCGCTGTTTACCGCCTTTGGCTCTGGTGCAATTGAATATCGGCTGGAAAGAGCCGGTACCCGTCTGGTGGTCACCGACCCGGATAACTACCCCAAGCTGGGCGATGTGAAAGGCTGCCCGCCCGTGCTGTGCCGCAACGCAGCGGCAACCGGCGACGATGTGCCCGATTTCGAACAAGTGCTGAGCGCTCAGTCCGATCAATTCGAACCGGTGATGATCACCGGAAACGATCCCTTCTTGCAGATGTTTACCTCTGGAACCGTAGGTAAGGCCAAGGGCGTTGCTGTGCCTGCCAAAGCCCTGCTGGCCTTCTACGTTTACATGAAGTACGCCATTGATTTGCGTGAAGACGACGTGTTCTGGAACGTGGCTGACCCCGGCTGGGCCTATGGTCTTTACTATGCCGTGACCGGTCCGCTGTTGATGGGCCACGCCACCCACTTCAACCCCAATGCGTTCACGCCGGAATCCACCTACGACATGATCCGCAAGTACGGGATCACCAACCTGGCGGCTGCTCCAACCGCATACCGTTTGCTGAAAGCCAACGACCAAGTGCTGCCGGAAGGGGAAACGCTCGGTTTGCGGGTGTGCAGCAGCGCCGGTGAGCCGCTGAACCCCGAGGTAGTGAACTGGATAGACCGCCGTTTTGGCTGCCCGGTGAAAGACCATTACGGTCAGACCGAAACCGGTATGACTTGCTGTAATTTCCACGCGATGGAGCACCCGATGCGAGACGGTGCCATGGGGTATGCCTCCCCGGGTCATCGTGTGGTTGCGCTGAACACCAAATACGAAGAAGTGCCAGCAGGAGAGGTCGGGCAGCTGGCGGTCGACACCAAATCTTCGCCATTGTTCCATTTCGACGGTTATACCTGGGGCGAAAAAGATCCGTTCGCAAACGGCTACTATCTGACTGGCGACATGGTGGCGTGCCATGGCGATGGCAGTTTCTCCTTCAGCGGCCGGGACGACGACATCATCACCACCGCAGGTTACCGGGTTGGCCCGGCAGATGTGGAAAGCACTCTGTTAGAACATGCCGCCGTGGCCGAGTCTGGGGTGGTTGCGAAACCGGATGAAAAGCGCGGCTCCATCATCAAAGCGTATGTGGTGATCAAAGCGGGGCAGGAGCCCGTTGAAGAGCAAAGTCTGAAGGATGAGCTTCAGGAGCTGGTACGCAGACGCTTGTCGACCCACGCCTTCCCTCGGGAAATTGAATTCGTGGATGAGTTGCCCAAAACGCCCAGCGGCAAGATTCAGCGCTTTATGCTGCGAAATCGGGCAGAGGAAGAGGTTTCGGCATGAAGGTTAGCTTCGAGGAGCTGAACGCCTTCCTCGTGGACCACTTTCCCCAGGGTGCCGCTTACGGCACCTTGGCGGATCTTGGTGATGGTTGGGCGGAGATGGTGCTGGAGGTGGATGAGGATCATCTGCGCCCGGGAGGGACGGTTTCCGGGCCCGCCATGATGGCCTTAGCTGATGTGGCAATGTATGCCGCGTTGCTAGGCCAAATTGGACTGGTGCCTTTGGCGGTAACGACTAATCTTAATATTAACTTCCTGCGAAAACCGGTCGCCCATGTGCCCATTCGGGCGAGAGCGTCATTGCTCAAGGTTGGCCGAACCATGGCGGTTGGTGATGTTTTTATCTATTCAGAGGGACTGAAGGAGCCGGTGGCCCACTCCACCCTTACCTATTCGATTCCGCCAAATAGAAACCAAAATTAGTTCTTGACGTTTACGTGCACGTAAATCTAACCTGTGGTTAGTTCATAAAGACAACAATAAAAAGGTCGAGTGGCTCATGAGTGAACCGTACGTTCTCGAGACCCGCAACCTGATCAAGGAATTCAAGGGCTTCATTGCCGTTAATGACGTCAATCTGAAGATCCGCCAGGGAGACATCCATGCTCTTATCGGACCTAACGGGGCCGGGAAGACCACGGTGTTCAACTTGCTCACCAAATTCCTGATCCCCACCCGCGGTCAGATTCTTTACAAGGGTGAAGACATTACGTCGTTGAAATCGCCCGCCATTGCCCGGAAGGGCATCATCCGTTCCTTCCAGATTTCTGCTGTATTTCCGCACATGACGGCACTTGAGAATATTCGGGTTGCGCTGCAAACCGCCGAAGGTACGTCCTTCAGCTTTTGGAAAAGCGGCAATTCTCTGAACAAGCTCAATGAACGCAGTATGGAATTGCTGGAATCGGTTGGTCTGGCGGAATACGCCAATACCACGACCGTAGAGTTGGCCTATGGCCGAAAGCGGGCGCTGGAACTGGCAACCACTCTGGCAATGGAGCCGGAATTGCTGCTGTTGGATGAACCTACGCAAGGCATGGGCTCCGAGGATGTGGACAGAGTTGTCGAGCTCGTTCGTAAGGCCGCCCAAGGCCGCACCGTGTTGATGGTGGAACATAACCTCAGCGTGGTGAGCAAATTGTGTGATCGGATCACCGTGCTTGCCCAAGGTGCTGTTCTGACGGAAGGCGATTATCAGACCGTTTCCGCCGACCCGAAGGTCAGAGAAGTGTATATGGGCAGCGATGGCAGTGGTGAGCGCGGCGTTGCTGACGCCGAAGATGACAATCTGGAGGCTGCCCAATGAGTCGCGATTATGAACAACTGCGCCTTTCAGGGCTGCACGCTTTTTACGGCGAATCGCACATTCTGCACGGCATCGACATGGTGGTGAATCGAGGCGAGCTGGTGACCTTGCTTGGCCGCAATGGTGCAGGGCGAAGTACTACCCTGAAGGCCATCATGAACATGGTGGGACGGCGTACCGGCACTATTTCGATCAACGGCGAAGACACCATGCGGTGCGCACCTCACCACATTGCCCGGTTGGGCGTGGGGTATTGTCCTGAACACAGGGGCATCTTCGCGTCGCTCAGCGTGCAGGAGAACCTGACGCTGCCGCCGGTTGTTAGGAGTGGCGGGCTAAGCCTGGAAGAAATTTACAGCATGTTCCCGAATCTTTACGAGCGCCGGTTCAGTCAAGGTACCAAACTATCGGGAGGTGAGCAGCAAATGCTGGCTATGGCGCGAATTCTGCGCACGGGGGCCAACATGCTGTTGCTGGACGAAATCACTGAAGGGCTTGCACCCGTCATCGTCGAAAAACTCGGTGAAGTGTTAATCGCGCTTAAAAATAAAGGCCTGACCATCGTTCTGGTCGAGCAAAACTTCCATTTTGCAGCGCCGCTGGCCGACCGGCATTACGTGATGGAGCATGGCCAAATTGTAGAAGAAATTCACGCCAACGAACTTGCTGCCAAGCAGTCGGTGCTGGATGGCTATCTGGGGGTCTGAACCCGGAAAGATCGAGAGCAACAAAAGCAACAACAAAACGAACCAATGCAAGACAGTATCGGAGATATAACAATGACAATGATGAAAAAGCTTCTTGCTTCAGCCGTTGCATCAGCTTTGATGGTGGGCGGCGCCCAGGCAGACATCTCGAACAACACGGTAAAGATCGGCTATCTGGCTGATATGTCTGGCACCTACCGCGATCTGGCTGGCCCGAATGGCTTGAAAGCACTGGAAATGGCCATCAAAGATTTCGGCGGCAAGGTGAACGGTGCCAAGATTGAAGTGGTGAGCGCCGACGACCGCAACAGTCCGGACACCTCTTCAAGCACGGTTAGACGCTGGGTTGAGAATGAAGATGTCGATCTGGTTGCCGGTATGGTGGCATCCTCGGTATCAATTGCCGTCAGTAAGATTCTGGAAGAGAACGATCGGCTAGGAATTATTTCCGGCTCGGCGGCCTCAAGCATCACTAACGAGCACTGCACGCCCAACCACATTCACTACGTTTACGACACCTATCCGCTGGCCAACGGTACCGCCAGTGCCGTGGTCAAAGAAGGCGGCAAGACCTGGTACATGCTGACCGCTGACTACGCCTTTGGCCATGCGTTGGAGAGTGACGTCCGGCAGGTCGTTGAGGCAAACGGCGGTGAGGTAATCGGAGCGGTGCGCCACCCGTTCCCGACCCAGGATTTCTCATCCTTTATTCTGCAGGCACAGGCTTCAGGTGCAGATGTGGTGGGCTTGGCGAACGCCGGTTCTGACACCACCAACGCCATCACCACCGCCAGTGAATTCGGGTTGACTCAGTCTGGCCAAACCCTCGCTGCACTGTTGCTGTTCCTGACCGACGTTCACGCACTGGGCGCTGAAACGGCACAGGGTATCCAGCTGACAACGGGTTGGTACTGGGACATGAACACTGAAACCCGTGAATGGTCTGATCGCTTCATGGAAGAAACCGGTGTACGCCCGACCATGGTTCACGCCGGTATCTATTCCAGTACTCTGCATTACCTGAATTCGGTGGCGGCAGCGGGTTCTGACGATGCGCAGACCGTGCGCAAGCAGATGATGGATATGCCGATTAATGACATGTTTGCCAAGAACGGCAAGATCCGTGTCGATGGCCGCATGGTGCACGATATGTATCTTGCGGAAGTAAAAACGCCGGCGGAATCCAAGTCCGAATGGGATCTGTACAAAATCCTGAGAACCATTCCGGCTGATGAAGCATACCGCCCGCTGTCGGAGAGCAAGTGCAAACTGGTGAATATGTAAGTCGCCAAACGGTGTCCGGCCAGCCTCATTGCAGGCTTCGCCGGACAGCGATCGGTTGATTGACAGAATAACAACAACGCCTGCACTGCTTGTGGAGTAAGCAATATGACCATGATTTTCGGCGTCCCCCTTGCTGTGCTTTCCGGCCAGCTATTGATCGGCGTTATCAACGGCGCTTTTTACGCCCTGTTGAGCCTTGGCCTCGCAGTCATTTTTGGCCTTTTGAAGATTATTAACTTTGCCCACGGTGCCATGTACATGCTTGGTGCTTTGGTGACCGTCGTTCTATTCGATCTGATGGGAGTCAACTACTGGGTAGCACTCTTCGTTGCCCCGTTGCTGGTGGGTGCCTTCGGCATACTCATCGAATATTTTTTGCTTCGGCGCATCGCCGGTCAGGATCATATCTACAGTCTGCTCCTGACATTCGGTGTCGCGCTGATTATTCAGGGCGTGTTAACCAACATCTACGGCGTATCGGGCTTGCGGTATTCCATGCCAGACTTGTTTAAAGGAGGCATCAATCTCGGCTTCATGTTTTTGCCCTACTATCGAGCGTGGGTAATCGTAGTGGCCTTGCTGGTGTGCTTCGGAACCTGGTTCGTCATCGAGAAAACCAAACTTGGTGCCTATCTGCGAGCCGGCACAGAAGACTCTCAGCTCATGCAGGGCTTTGGTATCAACGTACCGCTTCTGGTCAGTCTGACCTACGGATTTGGTGTGATGCTGGCCGCCTTCGCGGGTGTGCTTGCAGCGCCTATATACTCAGTAACGCCGGTGATGGGCTCCAATACACTCATTGTGGTGTTTGCGGTGGTGGTTATCGGTGGCATGGGGTCCATTGGCGGCGCCATCATCACGGGTATCCTGATGGGGGTTATTGAAGGCTTAACCAAAACCTTCTATCCGCCTGCGTCCTCGGCTGTCATCTTCCTTGTGATGGTTGTTGTACTGATGTTCCGCCCCAACGGCCTGTTCGGTAAGGAGGCATAGCCGTGAATAACTCTGTTAACTCTGCCGACATCCACAAGGTCATTGTTGAGCAACAAAAAGCCCAGGACCGCAAGAAGATGATGGTGAACGGCGTCTTGCTGTTGCTGTTGCTGGCAGCGCCTTTCGCTTTTTACCCCGTGTTTTTGATGAAAATCCTGTGCTTCGCGCTGTTCGCAGTGGCCTTCAACTTGTTGTTCGGGTTCACCGGCTTGTTGTCGTTTGGCCATGCTGCATTCCTGGCGACCGGCGGATACACCACCGGTTATCTGTTAAGCCATTATTCCGGGCTGACGACCGAGGTGGGGATCATCGCCGGTACCTTAGCGGCAACGGTGATGGGTACGGCGTTCGCGTTGCTGTCCATTCGCCGGCAGGGCATCTACTTTGCGATGGTCACGCTGGCGTTGGCGCAACTCGTGTTCTTCTTCTACGTACAGTCGGATTTCACCGGAGGTGAAGACGGCATGCACGGTATTCCGCGAGGCAAACTACTCGGGGTGCTCGATCTGGAAGACAACCTGAACATGTATTACTTCGTGCTGGCGGTCTTCATTGGCTGTTATCTTTTGGTGCAGCGCATTGTCAGTAGCCCTTACGGTCAGGTGCTGAAGGCGATCAAACAAAACGAGCCGCGCGCGGTATCGCTCGGCTACAACGTGGATCGCTATAAAATCCTCGCCTTCGTGATCTCGGCGGCACTGGCCGGACTGGCCGGTTCCATGAAGTCTGTGGTGTTCCAGCTTGCCTCCCTGAACGACGCTCACTGGCACATGTCGGGTGAAGTCATCCTGATGACGCTGGTTGGCGGCATGGGCACACTGCTTGGCCCCGTTGTTGGCGCTACCTTCGTGGTCAACGTCGAATATCAGTTGGCCCAGGGGCCGCTTCGGGATTGGGTAGACCCGATTCTTGGCGGCATCTTCGTGCTCACCGTACTGGCTTTCCGAAGCGGTATCGTGGGTGAGATTCAGAAGTTCATGAAGAAAAATCTTGGCTAAATGAAGCTGTTCTGACCTCTCCGGCACGCAATGGTGTGCCGTTGGGGCAGAGCCACCCCGCAATCCCCCTCTGTGCAACGATCGACACCTGCCCAATTCACGGAATTATATGAACGCGTTCGCAAAACCCCGTCAACCTCGCAGAAAGCATTGCTAACCTTCTGATAAGTTTAAAAAATTAAATCACGGCCACGGGAGTTATACGCCCGGGTTTAGGGGCGTTAGTGGCTTGAAAGGGGGCGTTAACTCCGAGTGCTGCCTCGGAGAGTTTTGGTAAGGTTATGAATTTCATTGATAGATCTGACCTTTCCGATGCCAGCGTGAATGGAGTTTTACGAATGAGTGAACTACGAGCGCGTTCGTATAATTAGCTGTTATGCACAGGGAGAGATGAGTGCCATTGTTTGAAACAGAGAGGTTGATTGCAAGGAAGCTGTCCCATCAAGACGTTCCGGCGCTCACCGCAATGCTCAGTGATCCAGAAGTCATGAAGTTCTCCGTCCGCGGAGTTTGTGACGAAGAAGCTACCCGAAAATTCGTTGATTGGTGCCTTGAGTGTTACGCCTCTCATGGAATAGGGCCATGGGCATTGTGTGAGAAAGAATCAGGGAGTTTTATCGGCTTCTGTGGCGTTGGGCCGGAGTTGGTTGGCGATGTTGAGGAGATCAACCTAGGTTATCGTCTGGCGCGCAGGTTCTGGCATCAGGGGTATGCAACAGAAGCTGTAAAAGGTGTTCTCCAGTATGCTTTCGACCAAAAACACTGCGAGTCGGTAATTGTTATTATCGAGCCGGAGCATACAGCTTCGGTCAGGGTCACGGAGAAGGTCGGGTTCGAAGATTATACGATTCGAGAGTTCCATGCCCGACCTGTGCGGGTGTATCGAATGTCGTGCGACGACTGGGCACGGCATAACATATTGTTGTAGTGCGTTCTGGCCAGCTGGTGCTCCACCGGATGCCCCTGTCGGGCGGCCGCTTAGCTTGTTGGTATGAGGAAAAAAGGAGAACAACAATGGAGTATGTAGAAGGATTCGTTGCCGCAGTGCCCACGAAAAATAAAGATGAATACATCCGCCACGCAACCGAAGCAGCGCAGCTATTTAAAGAACATGGCGCAATTCGTTTGGTCGAATGTTGGGGTGATGACATACCGCCAGGAGAGCAGACTTCGTTTCCCAAAGCAGTCCAATGCCGTGAGGACGAAACCGTGGTTTTTTCATGGGTAACCTGGCCCTCAAGACAAGTTAGGGACGCTGGCATGAAAGCACTTCAAGAAGACCCGAGAATGCAGGATAACCCCATGCCATTTGATGGAAGCCGGTTGATTTACGGCGGCTTCGAGATAATAGTGGACCAATAGGGGTGACTGCCAGATTGAGCTACCATCCTATAACCAGTGGCTGTTGGTGAACGTGCCTGCGCTGCATCATTGACGGGG
It contains:
- a CDS encoding branched-chain amino acid ABC transporter permease, translated to MNNSVNSADIHKVIVEQQKAQDRKKMMVNGVLLLLLLAAPFAFYPVFLMKILCFALFAVAFNLLFGFTGLLSFGHAAFLATGGYTTGYLLSHYSGLTTEVGIIAGTLAATVMGTAFALLSIRRQGIYFAMVTLALAQLVFFFYVQSDFTGGEDGMHGIPRGKLLGVLDLEDNLNMYYFVLAVFIGCYLLVQRIVSSPYGQVLKAIKQNEPRAVSLGYNVDRYKILAFVISAALAGLAGSMKSVVFQLASLNDAHWHMSGEVILMTLVGGMGTLLGPVVGATFVVNVEYQLAQGPLRDWVDPILGGIFVLTVLAFRSGIVGEIQKFMKKNLG
- a CDS encoding PaaI family thioesterase, with the translated sequence MKVSFEELNAFLVDHFPQGAAYGTLADLGDGWAEMVLEVDEDHLRPGGTVSGPAMMALADVAMYAALLGQIGLVPLAVTTNLNINFLRKPVAHVPIRARASLLKVGRTMAVGDVFIYSEGLKEPVAHSTLTYSIPPNRNQN
- a CDS encoding GNAT family N-acetyltransferase is translated as MPLFETERLIARKLSHQDVPALTAMLSDPEVMKFSVRGVCDEEATRKFVDWCLECYASHGIGPWALCEKESGSFIGFCGVGPELVGDVEEINLGYRLARRFWHQGYATEAVKGVLQYAFDQKHCESVIVIIEPEHTASVRVTEKVGFEDYTIREFHARPVRVYRMSCDDWARHNILL
- a CDS encoding DUF1428 domain-containing protein, with protein sequence MEYVEGFVAAVPTKNKDEYIRHATEAAQLFKEHGAIRLVECWGDDIPPGEQTSFPKAVQCREDETVVFSWVTWPSRQVRDAGMKALQEDPRMQDNPMPFDGSRLIYGGFEIIVDQ
- a CDS encoding ABC transporter ATP-binding protein; its protein translation is MSEPYVLETRNLIKEFKGFIAVNDVNLKIRQGDIHALIGPNGAGKTTVFNLLTKFLIPTRGQILYKGEDITSLKSPAIARKGIIRSFQISAVFPHMTALENIRVALQTAEGTSFSFWKSGNSLNKLNERSMELLESVGLAEYANTTTVELAYGRKRALELATTLAMEPELLLLDEPTQGMGSEDVDRVVELVRKAAQGRTVLMVEHNLSVVSKLCDRITVLAQGAVLTEGDYQTVSADPKVREVYMGSDGSGERGVADAEDDNLEAAQ
- a CDS encoding AMP-binding protein, which codes for MSLPNYNDVYSNFDAAALEAEVLDGRLDSGLNVCHEICDKWATDPKKVALYYEKTDGGDGALTFAELKAASARFANYLQSLGVSKGDRVAGLLPRGPELLIVIAGTLRLGAVYQPLFTAFGSGAIEYRLERAGTRLVVTDPDNYPKLGDVKGCPPVLCRNAAATGDDVPDFEQVLSAQSDQFEPVMITGNDPFLQMFTSGTVGKAKGVAVPAKALLAFYVYMKYAIDLREDDVFWNVADPGWAYGLYYAVTGPLLMGHATHFNPNAFTPESTYDMIRKYGITNLAAAPTAYRLLKANDQVLPEGETLGLRVCSSAGEPLNPEVVNWIDRRFGCPVKDHYGQTETGMTCCNFHAMEHPMRDGAMGYASPGHRVVALNTKYEEVPAGEVGQLAVDTKSSPLFHFDGYTWGEKDPFANGYYLTGDMVACHGDGSFSFSGRDDDIITTAGYRVGPADVESTLLEHAAVAESGVVAKPDEKRGSIIKAYVVIKAGQEPVEEQSLKDELQELVRRRLSTHAFPREIEFVDELPKTPSGKIQRFMLRNRAEEEVSA
- a CDS encoding branched-chain amino acid ABC transporter permease, encoding MTMIFGVPLAVLSGQLLIGVINGAFYALLSLGLAVIFGLLKIINFAHGAMYMLGALVTVVLFDLMGVNYWVALFVAPLLVGAFGILIEYFLLRRIAGQDHIYSLLLTFGVALIIQGVLTNIYGVSGLRYSMPDLFKGGINLGFMFLPYYRAWVIVVALLVCFGTWFVIEKTKLGAYLRAGTEDSQLMQGFGINVPLLVSLTYGFGVMLAAFAGVLAAPIYSVTPVMGSNTLIVVFAVVVIGGMGSIGGAIITGILMGVIEGLTKTFYPPASSAVIFLVMVVVLMFRPNGLFGKEA
- a CDS encoding ABC transporter substrate-binding protein; protein product: MTMMKKLLASAVASALMVGGAQADISNNTVKIGYLADMSGTYRDLAGPNGLKALEMAIKDFGGKVNGAKIEVVSADDRNSPDTSSSTVRRWVENEDVDLVAGMVASSVSIAVSKILEENDRLGIISGSAASSITNEHCTPNHIHYVYDTYPLANGTASAVVKEGGKTWYMLTADYAFGHALESDVRQVVEANGGEVIGAVRHPFPTQDFSSFILQAQASGADVVGLANAGSDTTNAITTASEFGLTQSGQTLAALLLFLTDVHALGAETAQGIQLTTGWYWDMNTETREWSDRFMEETGVRPTMVHAGIYSSTLHYLNSVAAAGSDDAQTVRKQMMDMPINDMFAKNGKIRVDGRMVHDMYLAEVKTPAESKSEWDLYKILRTIPADEAYRPLSESKCKLVNM
- a CDS encoding ABC transporter ATP-binding protein translates to MSRDYEQLRLSGLHAFYGESHILHGIDMVVNRGELVTLLGRNGAGRSTTLKAIMNMVGRRTGTISINGEDTMRCAPHHIARLGVGYCPEHRGIFASLSVQENLTLPPVVRSGGLSLEEIYSMFPNLYERRFSQGTKLSGGEQQMLAMARILRTGANMLLLDEITEGLAPVIVEKLGEVLIALKNKGLTIVLVEQNFHFAAPLADRHYVMEHGQIVEEIHANELAAKQSVLDGYLGV